Proteins encoded together in one uncultured Desulfosarcina sp. window:
- a CDS encoding IS481 family transposase, giving the protein MLNGTKTVIKHKIGLLNLAEELGNVSKACRIMGLSRDTFYRYQNAVEQGGVDALVDQNRRKPNIKNRTDEMTEAAVVAYAVEQPAFGQVRASNELRKRGVFISPSGVRCVWLRHQLARFKDRLKALEDKMAKENLILTESQVQALERKKQDDIAAGEIETAHPGYLGSQDTFYVGTLKGVGRIYQQTFIDTYAKVGFAKLYTTKTPITAADLLNDKVLPFYEKHELPLLRVLTDRGTEYCGKAETHDYQLYLAINDIEHTKTKARSPQTNGICERFHKTMLQEFYQVTFRKKIYRDIETLQFDLDLWLEQYNHERTHQGKMCCGRTPMETLEDGKRLWEEKKIA; this is encoded by the coding sequence ATGCTGAATGGTACCAAAACCGTCATCAAACACAAGATCGGATTGTTGAACCTGGCCGAGGAACTGGGCAACGTATCCAAAGCCTGCCGGATCATGGGGCTTTCCCGTGACACCTTTTACCGCTATCAAAATGCCGTTGAACAAGGCGGCGTCGATGCCCTCGTCGATCAAAACCGCCGCAAACCCAATATTAAAAACCGCACAGACGAAATGACCGAGGCTGCTGTCGTAGCCTATGCCGTTGAACAACCGGCCTTTGGCCAAGTGCGTGCCAGCAACGAATTGCGTAAGCGGGGCGTGTTCATTTCCCCCAGTGGTGTCCGGTGTGTATGGCTGCGTCACCAATTGGCTCGCTTTAAAGACCGGCTCAAGGCCCTTGAGGACAAAATGGCCAAGGAGAATCTGATTCTTACCGAAAGCCAGGTCCAGGCATTAGAACGGAAAAAGCAAGACGACATCGCTGCTGGGGAGATCGAGACGGCTCATCCAGGTTATCTGGGATCACAGGATACCTTTTATGTCGGAACCCTTAAGGGCGTGGGCAGGATCTATCAGCAAACCTTTATCGATACGTATGCCAAGGTCGGTTTTGCCAAACTCTATACCACCAAGACGCCGATCACTGCTGCCGATTTGCTCAATGATAAGGTGCTGCCCTTTTATGAAAAGCATGAGTTGCCGCTGCTTCGCGTCTTAACCGACAGGGGTACCGAGTATTGCGGCAAAGCTGAAACCCACGATTATCAATTGTATCTGGCTATTAACGACATCGAACACACCAAGACCAAGGCCAGATCGCCGCAAACCAACGGTATCTGCGAACGCTTCCACAAAACCATGCTACAGGAATTTTATCAGGTGACCTTCAGAAAGAAGATTTATCGGGATATCGAAACGCTTCAGTTTGATCTTGACCTGTGGCTTGAACAGTACAATCATGAGCGAACCCATCAGGGGAAAATGTGCTGCGGCAGAACCCCGATGGAAACCCTTGAAGATGGCAAACGACTCTGGGAAGAGAAAAAAATAGCCTGA
- a CDS encoding tetratricopeptide repeat protein codes for MRPSHRPKKFTANREFTDRENAIDIFLNAFDGSQPRDAYKVINWYGVGGEGKTSLSLRLMKISGNLSRSKLKEKKIARARIFFEEKKYRRIDQALLFIRKELAKTFGASFPCFDTAFARYFVLTNPGANIRKEHSELFKGENELLDDLFDFSEGALSVATEAATAFIPGINLLYRYGARFTRRVNEWFQRRGKDILKDMDDLTPDELLKKLPTYLGADICDCLKRNATCQVLIVIDAYEKLWEDFNIKDMVLGARADEWVRLLVQDTPGALFTIFGRDKLRWKEIDPDWGSVIESHRIGPLSDNDADQFLRKVPIDDPGIRDRIVQSAKGLPFYLDLQVGIYERLIESLTPQQEQFGGSHPEILSRFIDHFSDAEINIISLASYPLELTEIAMNELANAFLGGLGHFSWGWLIRQCFVLNDNHDSFHMHSLMRDELQKRDKLDRPTFFATIHQHLSEKYASRLDDLTAGRVTQKEESAFELATHHFIKSKADLFLPWLWDQIVIFRKAARYSLLERILRFVISELTNQMGPEDIRILELYNQLAIQVADLGRYAEAEREFRTILEIQRRPDILGEEHPDTLATRANIARQIGQQHRHDEAEKEYRAILEIQRRPDVLGEEHVSTLLTRSELALQIGALGRHEEAEKEYRAILKIQRRPDVRGEEHPETLATRHNLAHEISNQGRHEEAEREFRAIWEIDRRPDALGEEHPITLITRHNLAMQIGDLGRHAEAERMLRDIWEIQRRPDVLGEEHPETLLTQHNIAHEISCQGRYDEAEREFRTVLEIERRPEILGEENPSTLNTWFNMALQIGKLGRHADAEREFRAIWGVQCRADMLGEAHPKTLVTLGNIAYHIGQQGRHEEAENEWRAVWERRRRPEVLGENHRQTLIARHNLAKEIGNQGRYDEAEREFRVVWEIQRRKGILGDAHPHTLITRQNMASQICEQGRHEEAEREFRAIWEIARRPEVLGEEHPFTLSALKDIAEQLSEQDRHAEAESGYRTLFEIQRRPTVLGEEHLETLRTRCYIADELRQLGRYAEAEKEYRAVWEIRRRSNVLGEAHLDTLDTRCNLAQQIGNQGRHREAEREYRAILEILVRPNVLGEDHPYALITRFALAQQICHQGRYAEAEKEHRDVWEIQRRPDVLGEENSITLETRKHMAFLVGKQGRYAEAEGEYRAILKIQNGSDILGEQHPTTLSTRANMAYLIGKQGRYTEAEREYRAILDIQGYPDVWDGQHLGTLRWVFNFAKILDDLGRHNEADEYLTGLEEKMLKFLPDNHRWIDELREHLYYRKNSINSL; via the coding sequence ATGCGCCCTAGCCACAGACCTAAAAAATTTACCGCAAATAGAGAATTCACGGATCGAGAAAATGCTATTGATATTTTTCTTAACGCATTCGATGGATCGCAACCACGTGATGCATACAAGGTCATCAACTGGTATGGCGTCGGCGGTGAGGGTAAAACCAGCTTGTCATTAAGATTGATGAAGATTTCAGGAAACCTTTCCAGATCCAAGCTGAAAGAAAAAAAGATCGCCCGAGCGCGTATTTTTTTTGAAGAAAAGAAATATCGCCGAATCGATCAAGCGCTGCTATTCATTCGTAAAGAGTTGGCCAAAACCTTTGGCGCCTCATTTCCTTGCTTTGATACAGCATTTGCCAGATACTTTGTGCTCACAAACCCGGGTGCAAACATCCGTAAGGAGCACAGTGAGCTTTTCAAAGGTGAAAACGAGCTGCTTGATGACCTTTTCGATTTTTCAGAAGGTGCCTTATCTGTCGCCACGGAAGCTGCAACCGCCTTTATTCCGGGAATCAACTTGCTGTATCGATACGGGGCGCGTTTCACACGACGTGTTAATGAATGGTTTCAACGTCGTGGTAAAGACATCCTTAAAGACATGGACGATTTAACCCCTGACGAATTGCTAAAAAAGCTTCCAACTTATCTCGGTGCCGATATATGCGATTGCCTCAAAAGGAATGCAACGTGCCAAGTCCTTATTGTAATCGACGCCTATGAAAAACTATGGGAGGATTTCAACATTAAGGACATGGTTCTGGGGGCACGGGCCGATGAATGGGTGCGTTTGCTGGTACAAGATACGCCCGGCGCCCTCTTTACCATTTTTGGCCGAGACAAGTTACGCTGGAAGGAAATTGATCCAGACTGGGGTTCAGTCATAGAAAGCCATCGAATCGGACCGTTATCGGATAATGATGCCGATCAATTTTTAAGGAAAGTACCGATTGATGATCCCGGCATCAGAGATAGAATTGTCCAGAGCGCTAAAGGCCTGCCATTCTATCTTGATCTTCAGGTCGGCATCTATGAACGCCTCATTGAAAGCCTGACACCGCAACAGGAACAATTTGGAGGGAGTCATCCGGAAATATTAAGTCGATTTATCGATCATTTTTCCGATGCTGAGATAAATATCATCAGCCTGGCGTCTTATCCACTCGAACTCACCGAAATTGCCATGAATGAACTTGCAAACGCGTTTTTGGGTGGCCTCGGGCATTTTAGTTGGGGATGGCTCATTCGACAATGTTTCGTTTTGAACGATAATCATGACAGTTTCCATATGCATTCGTTGATGCGCGATGAACTTCAAAAAAGGGATAAATTGGATCGTCCAACATTTTTTGCGACAATCCACCAACACCTATCCGAAAAGTATGCTTCACGATTAGACGACCTAACAGCCGGTCGCGTCACCCAGAAGGAGGAGTCGGCATTCGAGCTGGCAACACATCATTTTATTAAATCAAAGGCAGACCTGTTTTTACCTTGGCTCTGGGATCAGATTGTCATTTTTAGAAAAGCAGCGAGATATAGTTTGCTCGAACGCATTCTTCGATTCGTAATCTCTGAATTAACCAATCAAATGGGACCTGAGGATATTCGGATCCTCGAATTATACAACCAACTCGCCATTCAGGTCGCCGACCTTGGCCGATATGCCGAAGCCGAAAGAGAGTTCCGAACCATATTGGAAATCCAGCGTCGCCCTGACATTCTGGGAGAAGAGCACCCGGACACGCTGGCCACACGTGCCAACATTGCCCGCCAGATCGGTCAGCAACATCGGCATGATGAAGCGGAAAAGGAGTATCGTGCCATTCTGGAAATCCAGCGTCGCCCTGATGTGTTGGGAGAAGAGCACGTATCCACACTTCTTACGCGGAGCGAACTGGCCCTTCAAATTGGAGCACTGGGACGGCACGAAGAAGCGGAAAAAGAGTATCGTGCCATTTTGAAAATTCAGCGCCGCCCCGACGTTCGGGGCGAGGAACACCCTGAGACGCTTGCGACAAGGCATAACTTAGCCCATGAGATAAGCAATCAGGGCCGGCACGAAGAAGCGGAAAGAGAGTTCCGGGCAATATGGGAAATCGACCGTCGCCCAGACGCTCTGGGGGAGGAACACCCGATCACACTTATCACGCGGCACAATCTGGCTATGCAGATTGGAGATCTGGGTAGGCACGCTGAAGCAGAGAGAATGCTACGTGATATCTGGGAAATTCAGCGCCGCCCCGACGTTTTGGGCGAGGAGCACCCGGAGACGCTTCTGACACAGCACAACATAGCACACGAGATCAGTTGCCAGGGGCGATATGATGAAGCTGAAAGAGAATTCCGGACAGTATTGGAAATTGAACGTCGACCAGAAATATTGGGCGAGGAAAATCCAAGTACACTCAACACATGGTTCAATATGGCTTTACAAATCGGCAAACTTGGTCGACATGCGGATGCCGAGAGGGAATTCCGTGCCATATGGGGAGTCCAATGCCGAGCTGACATGCTGGGGGAAGCGCACCCGAAGACTCTCGTTACACTCGGCAATATCGCTTACCATATCGGGCAACAGGGCCGGCACGAAGAAGCGGAAAATGAGTGGCGTGCTGTGTGGGAACGCCGTCGCCGCCCTGAGGTATTGGGGGAAAACCATCGGCAGACCCTCATCGCGCGGCATAACTTGGCAAAGGAGATCGGCAACCAGGGGAGGTACGACGAAGCAGAAAGGGAGTTTCGTGTCGTATGGGAAATCCAGCGCCGCAAGGGCATTCTTGGAGACGCGCATCCGCATACGCTCATCACACGACAGAATATGGCCTCGCAGATTTGCGAACAGGGCCGGCACGAAGAAGCGGAAAGAGAGTTCCGGGCAATATGGGAAATTGCGCGTCGTCCTGAAGTCCTTGGGGAGGAGCATCCGTTCACACTCAGCGCACTTAAAGATATAGCCGAACAGCTCAGCGAACAGGACCGGCATGCGGAAGCTGAGAGTGGGTATCGCACCTTGTTTGAAATTCAGCGCCGCCCCACTGTTTTAGGTGAGGAGCACCTTGAAACGCTTCGTACGCGCTGTTATATAGCCGACGAACTCAGACAACTAGGCCGATATGCCGAGGCGGAAAAGGAATACCGTGCCGTATGGGAAATCCGGCGTCGGTCGAACGTTCTCGGGGAAGCGCACCTGGACACCCTCGATACGAGGTGCAACCTGGCGCAACAGATTGGCAACCAGGGAAGGCACAGGGAGGCGGAAAGGGAGTATCGTGCCATATTGGAAATTCTAGTTCGCCCCAATGTTTTAGGCGAGGATCATCCGTACGCGCTAATAACGAGGTTCGCCTTAGCTCAGCAGATTTGTCACCAGGGCCGGTACGCCGAAGCGGAAAAGGAGCATCGAGACGTATGGGAAATCCAGCGTCGTCCTGATGTTCTGGGTGAGGAAAATTCCATTACACTCGAAACACGGAAACACATGGCTTTCCTCGTTGGCAAGCAGGGACGATACGCCGAAGCTGAAGGAGAGTACCGGGCCATATTAAAGATCCAGAACGGATCAGATATTCTGGGAGAGCAGCACCCAACCACACTCAGCACGCGTGCAAATATGGCCTATCTTATTGGAAAACAGGGCCGGTACACGGAAGCGGAAAGAGAATACCGGGCCATACTGGATATTCAGGGCTATCCTGATGTTTGGGATGGGCAACACTTGGGCACGCTTCGATGGGTGTTCAATTTTGCAAAGATACTGGACGATTTAGGTCGGCATAATGAGGCTGATGAATATTTAACTGGACTTGAAGAGAAAATGCTCAAGTTTTTACCAGATAATCATCGCTGGATTGACGAATTGCGCGAACATCTTTATTACCGTAAAAATAGCATAAACTCCCTTTGA
- a CDS encoding transposase codes for MKTNQRTRRVFDPQQKITAVLSIWSERRTSAQVCQEMDISPTLLGQWQNLAIEGMLKALDPKKKDPLPPINQRLSRLIEKKLSEPGKLEKRLQSIQKAASAG; via the coding sequence ATGAAGACAAATCAACGAACCCGCAGAGTATTCGATCCACAACAGAAGATAACGGCCGTGCTGTCCATTTGGAGCGAGCGCCGCACCAGCGCCCAGGTATGTCAGGAAATGGACATCAGCCCGACGCTTTTGGGTCAGTGGCAGAATCTGGCGATCGAGGGCATGCTCAAGGCGCTGGACCCGAAAAAGAAAGATCCGCTGCCGCCGATCAACCAACGGTTGTCTCGGTTGATCGAAAAGAAATTGAGCGAACCCGGCAAGCTGGAAAAACGCCTCCAATCGATCCAGAAGGCAGCGTCGGCCGGATAG
- a CDS encoding helix-turn-helix domain-containing protein has protein sequence MAKQLSTRQTARLRAEMIMKVRCGMLTARQAAERLGVSRKTFYKWEQRGLSALLDSVTDQPPGRPAHPPDDHRQWLEKQLQDANRQIDLLNRKMALKDVLMDLKLPQIGSGRTKKK, from the coding sequence ATGGCCAAACAACTATCGACCCGCCAGACGGCGCGGCTCCGAGCCGAGATGATCATGAAGGTCCGTTGCGGCATGCTGACTGCCCGCCAGGCCGCCGAACGCCTGGGCGTCTCGCGCAAGACGTTCTACAAATGGGAGCAGCGGGGGCTGTCCGCCCTTTTGGACAGTGTGACCGACCAGCCCCCGGGAAGGCCTGCCCATCCTCCGGACGACCATCGCCAATGGCTGGAAAAGCAACTGCAGGACGCGAATCGGCAGATCGACTTGCTGAACCGGAAGATGGCGCTCAAGGATGTGCTGATGGACTTGAAGCTTCCCCAAATCGGCAGCGGCCGGACGAAAAAAAAATGA
- a CDS encoding recombinase family protein yields MPKKRKPMTLGYIRVSSDKQTVENQKLAILEYSRTHKLAVDEWIEIEMSSRKTTKQRRIDELMERLQKGDTLIVSELSRLARSVGQIAIIVDTLIKNGVRTICLKEGIDLNGKRDMQSKVMITMFSLFSEIERDLISERTKEGLRRAKAQGKLLGRPKGIPGKSKLDGKEQEITDLLSKGVTKANIARICGVGATTMSHFIRSRQLAAKRKLKAG; encoded by the coding sequence ATGCCCAAAAAACGAAAACCAATGACCCTCGGATACATCAGGGTCAGCAGTGACAAGCAGACGGTCGAGAACCAGAAGCTGGCTATTCTGGAATACAGCAGGACCCACAAGCTGGCGGTCGATGAATGGATTGAGATTGAGATGTCCTCCCGTAAGACCACCAAGCAGAGGCGCATCGATGAACTGATGGAAAGGCTCCAGAAGGGTGACACCCTGATTGTGTCGGAACTGTCCAGACTGGCGCGGTCGGTCGGTCAGATTGCCATCATCGTGGATACGCTCATCAAGAACGGTGTCCGTACCATCTGCCTCAAGGAAGGCATCGACCTCAACGGCAAGCGGGACATGCAGTCCAAGGTGATGATTACGATGTTCAGTCTGTTCTCGGAGATTGAGCGGGACCTGATATCGGAGAGGACCAAGGAAGGCCTCAGGAGAGCCAAGGCTCAAGGGAAGCTGTTGGGAAGGCCTAAGGGCATCCCCGGTAAGTCAAAGCTGGATGGGAAGGAGCAGGAGATTACGGACCTGTTGTCCAAGGGTGTCACCAAGGCCAACATTGCCAGGATATGTGGTGTCGGTGCTACGACTATGAGCCACTTCATCAGGAGTCGTCAGCTTGCTGCCAAGCGGAAGCTGAAGGCTGGATGA